A single genomic interval of Adhaeribacter pallidiroseus harbors:
- a CDS encoding DUF2490 domain-containing protein, whose amino-acid sequence MGRFQIILCLFFSFIAEVAFCQTNRIADKNHLGWFVYEGDHPISEKWQIHTEYQWRRIDFIKSWQQSLARLGVAYQISPQIKLGGGYTAFITFPYGEYPTADTGEPFPERRLHQDVQLSDTIGKVLLQHRFRLEQRWIGQLQENTGKDVQSWEYQNRIRYQIALTVPLQGRTLDSQEWYLNFFDELFIGFGKNVGQNIFNQNRISGGLGYQFTDDFQLELNYLYQITQHGASDPVSGNGIFEYNQGFRLGVVYNLNFLKNE is encoded by the coding sequence ATGGGGCGGTTCCAAATTATTCTTTGCCTGTTTTTTAGTTTCATTGCGGAAGTGGCTTTTTGTCAGACCAACCGAATTGCCGATAAAAATCATTTAGGGTGGTTCGTGTACGAAGGCGACCATCCGATCAGTGAAAAATGGCAGATCCATACCGAGTACCAATGGCGGCGCATAGATTTTATTAAATCGTGGCAACAATCTTTGGCGCGGCTTGGAGTTGCTTACCAAATTTCACCCCAGATTAAGCTAGGCGGGGGCTATACTGCGTTTATTACTTTCCCTTACGGCGAATACCCAACGGCTGATACCGGGGAGCCTTTTCCGGAACGCCGCCTGCACCAGGATGTGCAGCTGAGCGATACCATCGGGAAAGTATTACTACAACACCGGTTTCGATTAGAGCAACGCTGGATTGGCCAATTACAGGAAAATACCGGTAAAGACGTACAAAGCTGGGAATACCAGAATCGCATCCGCTACCAAATAGCGCTCACGGTACCTTTGCAAGGCCGCACCCTCGACTCACAGGAGTGGTATTTAAATTTTTTCGATGAATTATTCATTGGTTTCGGCAAAAACGTGGGTCAGAATATTTTTAATCAAAATCGGATTTCGGGTGGTTTAGGTTATCAGTTTACCGATGATTTTCAATTGGAATTAAATTACTTGTACCAGATTACGCAACACGGTGCATCCGATCCTGTGTCGGGGAACGGCATATTTGAATACAACCAAGGTTTCCGGCTCGGGGTAGTTTATAATTTAAATTTTTTAAAAAATGAGTAA